AACCCGGGGACGTCCGCGCGGGGGCTGAACTCGGACTGCTCGAAAGCATCGAGTCGGGAACCACGGGACTGTGCGACATGTACTTCCACGTGCCCGCAATCGCCGACGCCATCGAACGGGTCGGGCTTCGCGCCCGCGTCGGCCACGGCGTCGTCACCGTCGGGAAAGACACGGACGAAGCCCGCGCGGACTTCGAGGAAGGGCTGGCCGTCGCACGCGCGCAGGACGGCGCGGCGGGTGGACGAGTGTCGACGGCGTTCATGCCCCACAGCCTCACCACCGTTTCGGGCGCGGAACTCGACGAATTCGTTCCCGAGGCCCGTGACGCCGGCATACCTATCCACCTCCACGCGAACGAGACGCGCGATGAGGTCGCCCCCATCGTCGACGAACACGGCGAGCGACCGCTCGAATACGCCGCCGCGCACGGACTGCTCTCATCTACTGATTTCATCGCCCACGGGACCCACCTCGATGCGACCGAAATCGAGCTGCTCGCCGAGACGGGGGCAGGCGTCGTCCACTGCCCGGCCTCGAACATGAAGCTCGCGAGCGGCATCGCCCCCGTTCAGGCGATGCTCGATGCGGGTGTCACGGTTGGACTCGGTACCGATGGCGCGGCCTCAAACAACGACCTCGACATGTTCGACGAACTGCGCGACGCCGCGATGGTGGGCAAGCTCGCCGCCGAGGACGCCAGCGCCGTGGACGCTGTCACGGCGGTGCGGATGGCGACGGCGGGCAGCGCCGACGTGCTCGGGTTCGAAACGGGGAGAATCGCCGAGGGGAAGAAAGCC
This region of Halococcus sediminicola genomic DNA includes:
- a CDS encoding amidohydrolase; the protein is MTTLEISGGRLLRPDMTVERGDVLADEDSGEILAVGETSAGDETLDASGGLVMPGLVNAHTHIAMALLRGYADDKPLHEWLREDVWPVEGVLEPGDVRAGAELGLLESIESGTTGLCDMYFHVPAIADAIERVGLRARVGHGVVTVGKDTDEARADFEEGLAVARAQDGAAGGRVSTAFMPHSLTTVSGAELDEFVPEARDAGIPIHLHANETRDEVAPIVDEHGERPLEYAAAHGLLSSTDFIAHGTHLDATEIELLAETGAGVVHCPASNMKLASGIAPVQAMLDAGVTVGLGTDGAASNNDLDMFDELRDAAMVGKLAAEDASAVDAVTAVRMATAGSADVLGFETGRIAEGKKADIAVLDLDKSHLTPEHDLVSHLAYAVTGSDVRHTVCDGAVLMRDREVLTLDAERVRKEAEKRATAAVERAG